GCGTCTGATGAAGCGAAATATATTACATCGGTCGTTCTGCCGGTAGATGGAGGGCTGAGCGGTAAAATCGGAAGATAAAACAAACGAGTGTATTTGAACAGGATGGAGACTCATGGATAGAAAGAGGTTTATAGTCGAAATCGGCACGGGCATTGATATACATGGCGAGGACGTCACCGAGGCGGCCTGCCGCGCTGTCAGGGACGCCGTATCCAGAAGCTGCCTGTGCGGGCTGATGGAAATCCTCAAGATCGAGAACCCAGATCAGATCGAAGTCGAGGTTCTGGTGGCTTCACCCAGACCGGATGAGGTTGATCTGAATAAGGTTATGGCCGCGGTTCCCATCGGCCGTAAAAAAGCGCGGGCCGTGCCAGGGGGGC
The Deltaproteobacteria bacterium DNA segment above includes these coding regions:
- a CDS encoding Lin0512 family protein — translated: MDRKRFIVEIGTGIDIHGEDVTEAACRAVRDAVSRSCLCGLMEILKIENPDQIEVEVLVASPRPDEVDLNKVMAAVPIGRKKARAVPGGLMAQGLCVPEFAPECDQIVVANAAVTVFVNQ